The following proteins are encoded in a genomic region of Methylobacterium tardum:
- a CDS encoding type 1 glutamine amidotransferase domain-containing protein yields the protein MKILMVLTSHDQLGDTGRKTGFWLEELAAPYYVFKDAGAEVVLASPKGGRPPLDPKSNEPGFQTDLTRRFEADRDANAVLADTVRLDGVNPEDFDAVFYPGGHGPLWDLAEDPASVRLIETTLKAGRPVTLVCHAPGVLRHAKAPDGRPLVDGKAVTGFTNTEEEAVGLTQVVPFLAEDELKRNGGRFSKAGDWEPYVVADGLLITGQNPASSGPAAERLLGLLARA from the coding sequence ATGAAGATCCTGATGGTGCTGACCTCGCACGACCAGCTCGGCGACACCGGCCGGAAGACCGGCTTCTGGCTGGAGGAACTCGCCGCCCCCTACTACGTGTTCAAGGACGCCGGCGCCGAGGTGGTCCTCGCCTCACCCAAGGGCGGACGGCCGCCGCTGGATCCCAAGAGCAACGAGCCGGGCTTCCAGACCGACCTGACCCGACGCTTCGAAGCGGACCGCGACGCCAACGCCGTCCTGGCGGACACCGTCCGGCTCGATGGCGTAAACCCCGAAGACTTCGATGCGGTGTTCTATCCCGGCGGGCATGGCCCCCTGTGGGACCTGGCCGAAGATCCCGCTTCCGTCCGGTTGATCGAGACGACGCTCAAGGCGGGCAGGCCCGTCACGCTCGTCTGCCACGCGCCGGGCGTGCTGCGTCATGCCAAGGCGCCTGACGGCAGACCGCTGGTCGACGGCAAGGCCGTCACCGGCTTCACCAACACCGAGGAAGAGGCCGTGGGCCTGACCCAGGTCGTCCCGTTCCTCGCCGAGGACGAGCTCAAGCGGAACGGCGGCCGGTTCAGCAAGGCCGGCGACTGGGAACCGTACGTGGTCGCCGACGGCCTGCTGATCACCGGCCAGAACCCGGCCTCGTCCGGACCCGCGGCCGAGCGCCTTCTCGGCCTGCTCGCGCGCGCCTGA